Proteins encoded in a region of the Vicia villosa cultivar HV-30 ecotype Madison, WI linkage group LG5, Vvil1.0, whole genome shotgun sequence genome:
- the LOC131607258 gene encoding protein AGENET DOMAIN (AGD)-CONTAINING P1-like encodes MRPPMKKINYNVRDKVEVCSREEGFVGSYYNATIVSCLEKQKYVVRYKNLLLDDGSGPLTETIYSRELRPLPPRVRNPHEFHLNQKVDVFDNDGWWLGEIASEKICSDNCYYYKVYFNTTFETIYYSLDRIRVHHEWRYGEWILEA; translated from the coding sequence ATGCGTCCACCAATGAAAAAAATCAATTACAATGTTAGAGACAAAGTGGAAGTATGCAGTAGAGAAGAAGGGTTTGTGGGTTCGTACTACAACGCTACAATTGTTTCGTGTCTTGAGAAACAAAAATATGTCGTCCGTTACAAGAATTTGTTGTTAGACGATGGGTCCGGACCTCTCACGGAAACGATTTATTCAAGGGAGCTTCGTCCATTACCACCACGCGTTCGTAATCCACATGAATTTCATCTCAACCAAAAAGTGGATGTTTTTGATAACGATGGTTGGTGGTTAGGAGAAATTGCTAGTGAAAAAATCTGCTCAGATAATTGTTATTACTATAAGGTGTATTTCAATACTACCTTTGAGACAATTTATTATTCTCTTGATCGAATTAGGGTTCATCATGAGTGGCGTTATGGAGAGTGGATATTGGAAGCATAA
- the LOC131602368 gene encoding protein CONSERVED ONLY IN THE GREEN LINEAGE 160, chloroplastic, translating into MVVMNHYNCVTCAATPISQDSPLPDPRKTKVILPNKKPMKWSSGMAPGDYGGPPLTTKLRKYWGGEDPDPMASDDYMWNKDFVPRFKRMIQQPKTPIQPPKEVPSGFLSLNRVMSLNSMEVDLSKELSAPVNQIVQQQLETPTIATESLSKRAKWRLAPTRRELDKWNRAAKAATDGSDVMFRELRKSRENPEVLAAQYREQYYKLKKRLQVLTLGIGCIGLVSTYVSYSPEIAASFGAGFLGSLAYIRMLGSSVDSLSSNGSRALIKGAVGQPRLLVPVILVMIYNRWNAILVPEYGIMHLELIPMLVGFFTYKIATFAQAIEEVITVASKKDLNISSKD; encoded by the exons atggTAGTTATGAACCACTACAATTGTGTAACATGTGCAGCAACACCAATATCACAAGATTCACCATTACCAGACCCAAGAAAAACCAAGGTTATTCTTCCCAATAAGAAACCCATGAAATGGTCCTCTGGTATGGCTCCTGGTGATTACGGTGGTCCTCCCCTAACCACCAAGCTTCGCAAGTATTGGGGTGGTGAGGATCCTGACCCTATGGCTTCTGATGACTATATGTGGAACAAGGATTTCGTCCCGCGTTTCAAGAGGATGATTCAGCAACCGAAAACTCCCATTCAACCTCCAAAG GAAGTACCTTCTGGGTTTCTTAGCTTAAACAGAGTCATGAGCCTCAACAG TATGGAAGTTGATTTGAGCAAAGAACTCTCAGCTCCTGTAAATCAAATTGTTCAGCAGCAACTAGAGACGCCAACTATT GCGACTGAAAGTCTAAGCAAGAGGGCAAAATGGAGATTGGCGCCAACACGCCGCGAGCTAGACAAATGGAATAGAGCTGCCAAAGCTGCAACTGACGGAAgc GATGTGATGTTTCGGGAATTAAGGAAGTCTCGTGAAAATCCTGAAGTATTGGCTGCTCAATACAGGGAGCAGTATTATAAG TTAAAGAAGAGGTTGCAAGTGCTTACGTTGGGTATAGGCTGCATTGGGCTGGTTTCAACTTATGTTTCTTATTCTCCTGAGATCGCAGCTAG CTTTGGTGCTGGCTTTCTTGGTTCTTTGGCGTATATCCGCATGCTGGGAAGTAGCGTGGATTCACTTAGTTCAAATGGTTCAAGGGCCCTTATCAA AGGAGCAGTTGGGCAACCAAGATTGCTGGTTCCTGTTATATTGGTCATGATTTATAATCGATGGAATGC GATTCTTGTTCCAGAATATGGTATTATGCACTTAGAATTGATACCAATGCTAGTTGGTTTTTTCACATACAAAATAGCAACTTTTGCCCAAGCTATAGAGGAGGTGATTACTGTTGCTTCAAAGAAGGACCTAAATATATCGTCTAAGGACTAG
- the LOC131602367 gene encoding phosphoenolpyruvate carboxylase 2-like yields the protein MTGRKIEKMASIDAQLRLLAPGKVSDDDKLVEYDALLLDRFLDILQDLHGSDIRETVQDCYELSAEYEGNNNPQKLEELGEMLTGLDAGDSIVIAKSFSHMLNLANLAEEVQVAYRRRIKLLKKGDFADENSAITESDIEETFKRLVNQLKKTPLEVFDALKSQTVDLVLTAHPTQAVRRSLLQKHGRVRDCLTQLYAKDITPDDKQELDEALQREIQAAFRTDEIRRTPPTPQDEMRAGMSYFHETIWKGVPKFLRRIDTALKNIGINERIPYNAPVIQFSSWMGGDRDGNPRVTPEVTRDVCLLARMMVANLYFSQIEDLMFELSMWRCNDEIHTRAEELYSSAKRDAKHYIEFWKQVPPTEPYRVILGDVRDKLYNTRERARQLLANGSSEIPQETTFTNVEQFLEPLELCYRSLCACGDQPIADGSLLDFLRQVSTFGLSLVRLDIRQESDRHTDVMDAITNHLEIGSYREWSEKRRQEWLLSELSGKRPLFGADLPKTEEISDVLDTFHVIAELPSDSFGAYIISMATAPSDVLAVELLQRECGVKQPLRVVPLFEKLADLETAPAALARLFSIEWYRNRINGKQEVMIGYSDSGKDAGRFSAAWALYKAQEELIKVAKEFGVKLTMFHGRGGTVGRGGGPTHLAILSQPPDTIHGSLRVTIQGEVIEQSFGEEKLCFRTLQRFTAATLEHGMHPPVSPKPEWRALMDEMAVIATKEYRSIVFQEPRFVEYFRCATPEMEYGRMNIGSRPSKRKPSGGIESLRAIPWIFAWTQTRFHLPVWLGFGAAFKHVIEKDPKNLQMLQDMYNQWPFFRVTLDLVEMVFAKGDPGIATLYDKLLVSDELWSFGERLRSSYEETKRFLLKVARHRDILEGNPYLRQRLRLRESYITTLNVLQAYTLKRIRDPDYHVKLRPHLSKDYIESSNPAAELVKLNTTSDYAPGLEDTLILTMKGIAAGMQNTG from the exons ATGACAGGTAGGAAAATTGAGAAAATGGCTTCCATTGATGCTCAGTTGAGGTTGCTAGCTCCCGGTAAGGTGTCTGATGATGATAAGCTTGTTGAGTATGATGCTTTGTTGCTTGATCGTTTCCTTGACATTCTTCAGGATTTGCATGGGAGTGATATCAGAGAAACG GTTCAAGACTGTTATGAGCTGTCTGCTGAGTATGAAGGGAACAATAACCCTCAAAAATTGGAGGAACTTGGGGAAATGCTGACCGGTCTTGATGCCGGGGATTCGATTGTCATTGCCAAGTCATTTTCTCACATGCTTAACTTGGCAAACCTGGCAGAAGAAGTTCAAGTTGCCTACCGAAGAAGGATTAAGTTATTGAAGAAGGGCGATTTTGCTGACGAGAACTCTGCCATCACTGAGTCAGACATTGAAGAGACCTTCAAGAGGCTTGTGAATCAGCTGAAGAAGACCCCTCTTGAAGTCTTTGATGCTTTGAAGAGCCAAACTGTTGATTTGGTCCTAACTGCTCATCCTACTCAGGCTGTTCGTAGATCTTTATTGCAAAAGCACGGCAG GGTAAGGGATTGTTTGACACAGTTGTATGCAAAAGACATTACACCAGATGATAAGCAGGAACTTGATGAGGCTTTGCAAAGAGAG ATTCAAGCTGCGTTTCGTACTGATGAAATTCGAAGAACTCCTCCTACACCACAAGACGAGATGAGGGCAGGAATGAGCTACTTTCATGAGACAATCTGGAAAGGTGTACCAAAATTTTTGCGCCGCATTGACACTGCTCTGAAGAACATTGGCATCAATGAACGCATCCCATATAATGCCCCTGTTATTCAATTCTCTTCATGGATGGGAGGAGATCGTGACG GCAACCCCAGAGTAACTCCTGAAGTTACAAGGGATGTGTGTTTGCTGGCTAGAATGATGGTTGCTAACTTATACTTCTCTCAAATTGAGGATCTGATGTTTGAG TTGTCTATGTGGCGTTGCAATGATGAGATACATACTCGTGCAGAGGAACTCTACAGCTCAGCAAAAAGAGATGCAAAACATTATATTG AGTTTTGGAAACAGGTTCCTCCAACTGAGCCATATCGTGTTATTCTTGGTGATGTGAGGGACAAACTATATAATACACGTGAACGTGCTCGGCAGTTATTagccaatggaagctctgaaataCCTCAAGAGACTACCTTCACAAATGTTGAACAG TTCCTGGAGCCTCTTGAACTATGTTATAGGTCACTGTGTGCGTGTGGTGATCAGCCGATAGCTGATGGAAGCCTTCTTGATTTCTTGCGGCAAGTTTCCACATTTGGCCTTTCACTTGTGAGACTTGACATCCGtcaagagtcagataggcacacTGATGTAATGGATGCTATAACAAACCACTTAGAGATTGGATCTTATCGAGAATGGTCTGAGAAACGCAGGCAGGAATGGCTTTTGTCTGAGCTCAGTGGAAAGCGTCCTCTCTTTGGCGCTGATCTTCCTAAAACTgaagaaatttctgatgttctggATACCTTCCATGTCATTGCTGAACTTCCTTCAGACAGCTTTGGTGCTTATATCATTTCAATGGCAACAGCCCCATCTGATGTGCTCGCTGTAGAACTTTTGCAACGTGAATGTGGGGTTAAGCAGCCCTTAAGGGTCGTTCCATTGTTTGAAAAGCTCGCTGATCTTGAGACTGCTCCTGCTGCACTAGCTCGCCTATTCTCAATAGAATGGTACAGAAACCGTATCAATGGGAAGCAAGAAGTTATGATTGGATACTCAGACTCGGGAAAAGATGCTGGCCGTTTCTCTGCAGCTTGGGCGCTGTACAAGGCTCAAGAAGAACTTATAAAGGTTGCCAAGGAGTTTGGCGTTAAACTTACAATGTTCCATGGAAGAGGTGGGACTGTAGGGAGAGGAGGAGGTCCCACTCATCTTGCTATATTATCTCAGCCACCAGATACTATTCATGGTTCACTTCGGGTTACAATTCAAGGTGAAGTAATTGAACAGTCATTTGGAGAGGAGAAATTATGCTTCAGAACACTTCAGCGTTTCACTGCCGCTACACTTGAGCATGGAATGCATCCTCCTGTGTCACCGAAACCAGAATGGCGTGCCCTCATGGATGAGATGGCTGTCATTGCAACAAAGGAGTACCGCTCCATTGTTTTTCAGGAGCCTCGTTTTGTTGAATACTTCCGTtgt GCAACTCCTGAGATGGAGTATGGAAGAATGAACATTGGCAGTCGTCCGTCAAAACGAAAGCCAAGTGGAGGAATTGAATCACTCCGTGCTATCCCTTGGATCTTTGCCTGGACTCAGACAAGGTTTCACTTACCGGTATGGCTTGGCTTTGGGGCTGCATTCAAACATGTAATTGAGAAAGATCCAAAGAATCTCCAAATGCTTCAAGATATGTATAACCAATGGCCATTCTTCAGGGTCACCCTTGACTTGGTTGAGATGGTGTTTGCCAAGGGAGACCCAGGGATTGCAACTCTTTATGACAAACTCCTAGTGTCAGATGAACTGTGGTCATTCGGAGAGCGATTAAGGTCTTCATATGAAGAAACCAAGAGATTTCTCCTCAAG GTTGCTAGACACAGAGACATCCTTGAAGGAAATCCTTACTTAAGGCAAAGACTCCGTCTTCGTGAGTCTTACATCACAACTCTCAATGTGTTGCAAGCCTACACATTAAAGCGAATCCGCGATCCTGATTACCATGTGAAGTTGAGGCCACATTTGTCCAAGGACTACATTGAATCAAGCAACCCAGCAGCAGAGCTTGTGAAGCTCAACACTACGAGCGACTATGCTCCTGGTTTGGAGGATACCCTTATTTTGACAATGAAGGGTATTGCTGCTGGCATGCAGAACACTGGTTAA
- the LOC131607259 gene encoding protein LIGHT-DEPENDENT SHORT HYPOCOTYLS 10: MSSSGSNIHGKNMEQESPSIPTVTLSRYESQKRRDWNTFGQYLNNMRPPVPLAQCNSNHVLDFLRYLDQFGKTKVHLLGCMFYGQPEPPAPCTCPLRQAWGSLDALIGRLRAAYEENGGSPDTNPFASGSIRVYLREIRECQAKARGIPYKKKKKGSNQSKGSEESSSSTMNFS, encoded by the coding sequence ATGTCTTCAAGTGGTAGCAACATTCATGGCAAGAATATGGAACAAGAATCACCAAGCATCCCAACAGTGACACTTAGCCGCTACGAGTCTCAAAAGAGAAGAGACTGGAACACTTTTGGTCAATACTTGAACAACATGAGACCACCAGTTCCACTTGCACAGTGCAACTCTAACCATGTGTTGGATTTTCTTCGTTACTTGGACCAGTTTGGAAAAACTAAGGTTCACTTACTAGGTTGTATGTTTTATGGACAACCGGAACCACCTGCACCTTGTACTTGTCCTCTTAGACAAGCTTGGGGAAGCTTGGATGCTCTTATAGGAAGACTTAGAGCTGCTTATGAAGAAAATGGTGGGTCTCCTGATACTAACCCTTTTGCTAGTGGCTCTATAAGGGTTTATCTTAGGGAGATCAGAGAGTGTCAAGCTAAGGCTAGAGGTATACCttacaagaagaaaaagaaaggatcAAATCAAAGCAAGGGAAGTGAAGAATCAAGTTCTAGTACTATGAACTTTTCTTGA